One window of Psychrobacillus sp. FSL H8-0483 genomic DNA carries:
- a CDS encoding DUF4288 domain-containing protein, with translation MENTYSVKLLFEHISSPESIPHKTFEETINIVRATNIEVVEGLVKEHFKEVTYTNADGEKTNVKLVMVLDIFELVDSIEESLEFVEVYSNHIKMDEEFYSDRGY, from the coding sequence ATGGAGAATACGTATTCGGTAAAACTTTTATTTGAACATATTTCTTCACCAGAGTCTATTCCTCATAAAACATTTGAGGAAACGATTAATATCGTTCGAGCTACTAATATAGAAGTTGTCGAAGGATTGGTAAAAGAACATTTCAAAGAAGTGACATATACAAATGCTGATGGGGAAAAAACTAATGTAAAGCTAGTGATGGTTTTAGATATTTTTGAGTTGGTAGATAGCATAGAAGAATCCTTAGAATTTGTAGAAGTATATAGCAATCACATCAAAATGGATGAAGAGTTTTACTCTGATAGAGGTTACTGA
- a CDS encoding FAD-dependent oxidoreductase, protein MPDTILPSESQSYWRVTNDFPMFPKLSESVETDVVIIGAGLTGITAAYMLSKSGRKVMVVEGSKVLEGTTGFTTAKVTVQHGPIYQQLINTFGDVDARLYYEANNEAKHFIEQTVSELGIHCNYEKVDAFLYADTADGVEILQKEMDAYIRLGIEGVTLTKDTGLPYTVKESLKLENQGQFHPLKYAKGLMEKAIENGVQFFEGSRAKSIHSKNLVEMVDGNEIRAKKILVCSHFPFNDEDGLYFTKMYSEKSYVLATPTEANYPKGIYINVEKPTRSIRTALGSDGKRYMLLGGEGHITGRFQGDTIANFEALAAFGREQFKIKRYAYRWSAQDLVTLDQLPYVGSMTSGLPDVLVATGYAKWGMTNSAVAAKIMADHVMGKDNRFAELYAPTRSKMKKEDITAFAKTNANVAKELIKGKTEKVNLTLEDLQTGTGDIIKLNGQKVGAYKDDAGKVYLVKPVCTHLGCDVAFNNAESSWDCPCHGSRYTYTGEVLEGPAYEPLEKIEYTE, encoded by the coding sequence ATGCCAGACACAATATTACCGAGTGAATCACAATCATATTGGCGAGTAACAAACGATTTTCCAATGTTTCCGAAATTAAGTGAAAGTGTAGAGACAGATGTTGTTATTATTGGTGCAGGTCTTACTGGAATTACAGCAGCTTACATGCTGAGTAAAAGTGGACGAAAAGTAATGGTAGTAGAAGGAAGTAAAGTGTTAGAGGGGACAACCGGTTTCACTACAGCAAAGGTTACGGTTCAACATGGGCCAATCTATCAACAGTTGATCAATACATTCGGAGATGTGGATGCGAGATTATATTATGAAGCAAATAACGAAGCGAAACATTTCATTGAACAAACGGTGTCTGAATTAGGAATTCATTGTAACTATGAAAAGGTAGATGCTTTTTTATATGCGGATACAGCAGATGGTGTGGAAATACTTCAGAAAGAAATGGATGCCTACATCAGGCTAGGAATCGAGGGAGTAACCCTTACAAAAGATACAGGTCTTCCATATACCGTGAAAGAATCTTTAAAGTTAGAAAACCAGGGGCAATTTCATCCGCTAAAATATGCGAAGGGATTAATGGAGAAAGCGATTGAAAATGGTGTTCAATTTTTCGAGGGGTCACGTGCGAAATCGATTCATTCAAAAAATCTAGTGGAAATGGTAGATGGCAATGAAATACGTGCGAAGAAAATATTAGTATGCAGTCATTTTCCTTTTAATGATGAAGATGGTCTTTATTTTACTAAAATGTATTCAGAAAAATCGTATGTACTCGCGACTCCTACAGAAGCAAATTATCCAAAAGGAATATATATTAATGTAGAAAAACCAACTAGATCCATTCGAACAGCGTTAGGTTCTGATGGGAAAAGGTATATGCTCCTAGGTGGAGAAGGGCATATTACCGGTAGATTTCAAGGAGATACGATTGCTAATTTTGAGGCACTGGCGGCGTTTGGTCGTGAGCAATTCAAAATAAAAAGGTATGCCTATCGTTGGTCTGCACAGGACTTAGTGACACTCGATCAGCTTCCTTATGTTGGGTCTATGACATCGGGGCTGCCTGATGTATTAGTTGCAACGGGATACGCCAAATGGGGTATGACAAATAGTGCCGTAGCCGCCAAAATTATGGCAGACCATGTAATGGGGAAAGACAATCGCTTTGCGGAGCTTTATGCTCCAACGAGATCGAAAATGAAAAAAGAAGATATCACTGCCTTTGCCAAAACAAATGCAAATGTAGCAAAAGAGCTTATTAAAGGTAAAACAGAAAAGGTTAATCTTACGCTAGAGGACTTACAAACAGGCACGGGGGATATTATCAAGCTCAATGGCCAAAAAGTAGGCGCCTACAAAGATGATGCGGGCAAAGTATATTTAGTAAAACCGGTATGTACGCATCTCGGCTGTGATGTTGCATTTAACAATGCAGAAAGCTCATGGGACTGCCCTTGTCACGGCTCTAGATATACATACACCGGAGAAGTGCTGGAAGGTCCAGCATATGAGCCATTGGAGAAAATAGAATATACGGAATGA
- a CDS encoding DUF2500 domain-containing protein: protein MDLFYIMSTMGPIFFMIIFGLIIFTFIKGIGEWNKNNNSPKLSVPAQVVTKRTKTSGGSGNSSASTSYFATFQVDSGDRMELKLSGREYGMLAEDDLGIISFQGTRFLSFERRN from the coding sequence ATGGATTTATTTTATATAATGAGTACAATGGGACCTATATTTTTTATGATTATTTTTGGACTAATTATTTTTACGTTTATCAAAGGGATTGGCGAATGGAATAAAAACAATAACTCTCCCAAGCTATCTGTACCTGCTCAAGTAGTAACAAAGCGCACGAAAACAAGTGGTGGGTCTGGAAATAGTTCTGCCTCTACCTCCTATTTCGCAACATTTCAAGTAGACAGTGGAGATCGAATGGAACTAAAACTAAGTGGCCGAGAGTATGGAATGCTTGCAGAAGATGATCTTGGAATCATATCTTTTCAAGGGACAAGATTTCTAAGCTTTGAGAGAAGAAATTAA
- a CDS encoding DsbA family oxidoreductase, whose amino-acid sequence MIEMKIEVWSDFVCPFCYIGKRRLEEALEQAGFASQAEVEFKSFELDPHTPKTSDKSIYEVLAEKYGSTIEGAKGMTAQVVAQAKTVGLDYNFDGMKSANTLDAHRLVKWASAQGKAKEANELLLQAYFIEAKEIGKDEVLLDLIESIGLPRDEADKVLNSDDYLTEVQADIARAGEIGVRGVPFFVLNDKYAISGAQPLETFVGALNKIAEEENISSSK is encoded by the coding sequence GTGATTGAGATGAAAATTGAAGTATGGTCAGATTTTGTATGTCCGTTTTGTTATATTGGTAAAAGACGTTTAGAAGAAGCTTTAGAGCAAGCTGGTTTTGCAAGTCAAGCTGAGGTTGAATTTAAAAGCTTTGAGTTAGACCCGCATACACCTAAAACATCGGATAAGAGTATATATGAAGTGCTTGCTGAAAAATATGGTTCCACAATAGAAGGCGCAAAAGGAATGACAGCTCAAGTAGTAGCGCAAGCAAAAACAGTTGGGCTAGATTATAATTTTGATGGAATGAAGTCAGCAAACACGCTAGATGCACATCGATTAGTGAAATGGGCATCTGCACAAGGGAAAGCGAAAGAGGCAAACGAGTTATTGCTTCAAGCATATTTCATTGAAGCAAAAGAGATTGGAAAAGATGAGGTCCTTTTAGATCTGATCGAATCTATTGGATTACCTAGAGACGAAGCAGATAAAGTACTCAATTCCGATGATTATTTAACTGAGGTGCAAGCAGATATCGCAAGAGCAGGCGAAATTGGCGTTCGCGGTGTTCCGTTTTTTGTATTGAATGATAAATATGCCATTTCTGGTGCACAGCCTTTGGAAACATTCGTTGGTGCTTTGAATAAGATTGCCGAAGAAGAAAACATTTCCTCTTCCAAATAA